A genomic window from Cytobacillus suaedae includes:
- a CDS encoding amidase (catalyzes the hydrolysis of a monocarboxylic acid amid to form a monocarboxylate and ammonia) yields the protein MQDPKLNELYESWLNEATIDDIQSKMESGELTSQELVVLYLKRIADFDPKINSILEVNPEAIHIAAALDTERNMKGARGPLHGIPVLIKDNIDTSDKMHTSAGSLALQHSIALKDSFVAAQLRKAGAVILGKTNMTEWANFMTIGMPSGYSSRGGQVLNPYGPGTFDVGGSSSGSGAAIAANLATVAVGTETSGSILSPASQNSLVGIKPTLGLISRSGIIPIAHSQDTAGPMARTVKDAAYLLTSLVGKDANDPITETSVTGDEMDYTTVFNNIDNSSFRIGIAREIYFDYLSEDKREILNNAIEKLQELGMNVINGVSIPSTQAKWSYDVLTYEFKSDVNSYLSGLHPSVNIRSLEDVIRFNREHKEETLKYGQKLLVESQHTSGTLKESKYIDSLEFDRYHSTKQGIDFTLTEHSLDAIVFPNNYGAAIPAKAGYPSITVPAGYTNEGEPVGITFTGTAFSESTLLKIAYAFEQFTKHRQPPKW from the coding sequence TTGCAGGATCCAAAATTAAATGAACTTTATGAGTCATGGCTTAATGAAGCTACAATTGATGATATTCAAAGTAAAATGGAGTCTGGTGAATTAACATCACAAGAGTTAGTTGTCCTATATTTAAAGAGAATAGCCGATTTTGATCCGAAGATTAACTCTATTCTAGAAGTGAACCCTGAGGCAATACATATCGCTGCAGCACTAGACACTGAACGCAACATGAAAGGTGCACGTGGTCCATTACATGGAATTCCTGTCCTAATCAAAGATAATATTGATACCTCTGATAAAATGCATACATCAGCAGGCTCACTTGCATTACAACATTCAATTGCACTTAAGGACTCCTTTGTAGCTGCTCAACTACGAAAAGCAGGTGCTGTTATTTTAGGAAAAACAAATATGACTGAATGGGCTAATTTTATGACTATAGGCATGCCTAGTGGATATAGTTCAAGAGGTGGACAGGTTCTAAATCCATATGGTCCCGGAACGTTCGACGTAGGAGGATCCAGCTCAGGTTCTGGTGCAGCGATAGCTGCAAATCTTGCTACCGTTGCAGTAGGTACAGAAACTTCAGGATCTATTCTTAGCCCAGCTAGTCAAAATTCACTAGTGGGTATTAAGCCAACCCTTGGCTTGATAAGTCGATCAGGTATTATTCCAATTGCACATAGCCAAGATACGGCAGGACCAATGGCGAGAACTGTTAAAGATGCAGCTTATCTGTTAACTTCCTTAGTTGGGAAAGACGCAAATGATCCAATTACTGAAACCTCTGTAACAGGAGATGAAATGGACTATACTACAGTTTTCAATAACATTGATAATTCCTCTTTTAGAATTGGGATTGCCAGAGAGATTTATTTTGACTATTTAAGTGAAGATAAACGAGAAATTCTAAACAATGCAATTGAAAAATTACAAGAACTCGGTATGAATGTTATCAATGGAGTTTCTATTCCGTCCACCCAAGCTAAATGGTCCTATGATGTGTTAACCTATGAATTTAAATCAGATGTAAACTCCTATTTGAGTGGGCTACATCCTTCTGTGAATATACGCTCATTAGAAGATGTTATACGTTTTAATAGAGAGCATAAAGAAGAGACATTAAAATATGGACAGAAACTATTAGTGGAAAGCCAACATACAAGTGGAACTTTAAAAGAGAGTAAGTATATTGATTCACTAGAGTTTGACCGTTATCATTCTACAAAACAAGGTATTGATTTTACCCTTACCGAGCATTCCTTAGATGCAATTGTGTTCCCTAATAATTATGGTGCTGCAATTCCAGCTAAAGCGGGTTATCCGTCTATAACAGTACCTGCAGGCTATACAAACGAGGGAGAACCTGTTGGTATTACCTTTACTGGAACAGCCTTTAGTGAATCAACTTTATTAAAAATTGCCTATGCGTTTGAACAGTTCACTAAACACCGACAACCACCTAAGTGGTAA
- a CDS encoding sodium-dependent bicarbonate transport family permease, producing MELILEIVHTNLLSPMVLFFLMGIIAVIVNSDLKVPEAFYTGYTMIILFTIGIKGGTELKNVSFFTMLPAVVAALFLSIFMLFFAYFLLKKLFRFDTTNALSLAAHYGSVSAVTFVAGIGFLEKMEVAYESYISAILVIMEGPAIIGAIILYKLFNKENNQSQNVSSGLGHAFKEAFFGKSIFLLLGGIFIGLVASEDGIQKIKPLFGDLFYGVLCIFLLHMGMIATQQIRELKGYKFHSFLFAFILPIVGGTIGVFAGNLIGMSIGGSFMLGILTASSSYIAAPAAISQAIPKANSGLYLGSSLGLTLPFNLILGIPFYFWLATIL from the coding sequence ATGGAACTTATCTTAGAAATTGTACATACCAACTTATTATCACCAATGGTACTATTTTTCCTTATGGGCATTATAGCTGTTATTGTCAATTCTGATTTAAAGGTACCCGAAGCTTTTTACACAGGGTATACAATGATTATCTTATTCACGATAGGTATAAAAGGTGGTACAGAACTAAAAAATGTATCATTCTTTACAATGCTACCAGCGGTTGTAGCTGCCTTATTTTTAAGTATTTTCATGCTTTTCTTTGCTTACTTTTTGTTAAAGAAACTATTTCGATTTGATACTACCAATGCTTTATCTCTTGCAGCTCATTATGGTTCTGTAAGTGCAGTTACATTTGTTGCTGGTATTGGCTTTCTCGAAAAGATGGAAGTGGCTTATGAAAGCTATATTTCTGCCATTTTAGTAATAATGGAGGGCCCTGCAATAATTGGAGCAATTATTTTATATAAGCTATTTAATAAAGAGAACAACCAATCTCAAAATGTTTCTAGTGGACTAGGACATGCATTCAAAGAAGCCTTCTTTGGAAAGAGTATTTTCCTTTTACTAGGTGGGATTTTCATTGGATTAGTAGCTAGTGAGGATGGGATACAAAAAATAAAGCCGCTGTTTGGTGATCTGTTCTATGGGGTATTATGTATCTTCTTATTACATATGGGGATGATTGCTACACAGCAAATCAGAGAATTAAAAGGCTATAAATTTCATTCGTTTTTATTTGCATTTATTCTTCCAATTGTAGGTGGTACTATTGGAGTATTTGCAGGAAATCTTATTGGAATGTCCATTGGTGGCTCTTTTATGCTAGGGATATTAACAGCAAGTTCTTCTTACATTGCTGCACCTGCTGCAATTAGCCAGGCCATACCTAAAGCAAACTCCGGTCTATATTTAGGATCCTCCCTAGGCCTAACATTACCGTTTAATTTAATACTTGGGATTCCTTTTTACTTTTGGTTGGCTACAATACTATAA
- the yidD gene encoding membrane protein insertion efficiency factor YidD: protein MLKTVFIGIIRFYQRVISPLKPPTCRFYPSCSHYGLEAIKRFGALKGGWLTIKRISKCHPFHPGGIDHVPEKK from the coding sequence TTGTTAAAAACAGTTTTTATAGGTATTATTCGGTTTTACCAAAGAGTCATTTCGCCACTCAAACCACCCACATGTAGATTTTATCCTTCATGTTCTCATTATGGGCTAGAGGCTATTAAAAGGTTTGGGGCACTAAAAGGAGGATGGCTCACAATCAAGCGCATTTCTAAATGCCACCCATTCCATCCCGGCGGAATAGATCATGTGCCCGAAAAAAAATAA
- a CDS encoding FbpB family small basic protein, giving the protein MRKRSTAQFSIKRLIDKNKQDIMKDTRHIDKIIEKIEERHIKTENR; this is encoded by the coding sequence ATGAGAAAACGTAGTACAGCTCAATTTTCAATCAAGAGACTTATCGATAAAAATAAACAAGACATTATGAAAGATACTCGTCATATCGATAAAATTATTGAAAAAATTGAAGAACGCCATATTAAAACGGAAAACCGTTAA
- a CDS encoding S-ribosylhomocysteine lyase, with protein sequence MPSVESFELDHDAVKAPYVRHCGVHKVGTDGVVNKFDIRFCQPNKQAMKPDAIHTLEHLLAFNIRKHSEKYDHFDIIDISPMGCQTGYYLVVSGEPTVSEIVDLLEDTMKEAVEITEIPAANEKQCGQAKLHDLDGAIRLMRFWLEQSKEDLHKVFG encoded by the coding sequence ATGCCATCTGTAGAAAGTTTTGAGCTAGATCATGATGCAGTAAAAGCACCATATGTAAGACACTGTGGTGTGCACAAAGTAGGTACTGACGGTGTTGTAAATAAATTTGATATTCGTTTCTGTCAGCCTAATAAACAGGCGATGAAACCTGATGCAATCCATACATTAGAGCATTTACTTGCTTTTAATATCAGAAAGCATTCAGAGAAATATGATCATTTTGATATTATTGATATCTCACCAATGGGCTGTCAAACCGGATACTATCTAGTAGTTAGTGGAGAACCAACTGTGTCAGAAATTGTTGATTTATTAGAAGATACAATGAAGGAAGCAGTTGAAATCACTGAAATTCCAGCAGCAAATGAAAAGCAATGTGGTCAAGCGAAGTTACATGACCTAGATGGAGCAATTCGTTTAATGCGCTTTTGGTTAGAGCAATCAAAAGAAGACCTACACAAAGTATTTGGATAA
- the ytzI gene encoding YtzI protein, with protein MYTVLIISIIIVFIVLILALITTSKAYGFKHTIDELEQKPNTKKEIDNQKEE; from the coding sequence TTGTATACAGTTTTAATCATATCAATTATTATAGTCTTCATTGTTCTAATCTTAGCTCTAATAACAACCTCAAAGGCATATGGCTTCAAACATACAATTGATGAACTTGAACAAAAACCAAATACAAAAAAAGAAATAGATAACCAAAAGGAGGAATAG
- a CDS encoding polyribonucleotide nucleotidyltransferase, translating to MEISSMMANNVAELQRTLSSNLLKSQMATQAANATVMLNDFMNAQAPNNQAPHPTLGNRVDLKG from the coding sequence ATGGAAATTAGTAGCATGATGGCAAACAATGTAGCTGAACTACAGCGCACACTTAGTTCAAACCTTTTAAAGAGCCAGATGGCAACTCAAGCAGCAAATGCCACAGTTATGTTAAATGATTTTATGAATGCTCAAGCCCCAAATAACCAGGCTCCACATCCTACACTAGGTAATAGAGTTGATTTGAAAGGATAA
- a CDS encoding DNA starvation/stationary phase protection protein: protein MSKQLTEIVNKQIANWSVLYIKLHNYHWFVKGPAFFTLHDKFEELYTEAAVHIDELAERLLALEGQPVATMKEILEVSTVKEAMGDESADQMVQVITDDFNIMTSELKEGMSVADEVDDETTGDMLLAIHQSLEKHIWMLKSFLGK, encoded by the coding sequence ATGTCAAAACAACTTACTGAAATCGTTAATAAACAAATTGCAAATTGGAGTGTTCTTTACATTAAGTTACATAATTACCACTGGTTTGTTAAGGGGCCAGCATTTTTTACATTACACGATAAATTCGAAGAGCTCTATACAGAAGCTGCCGTACACATCGATGAATTAGCAGAGCGGCTGTTAGCATTGGAAGGACAACCAGTTGCTACAATGAAAGAAATATTAGAGGTGTCTACTGTTAAGGAAGCAATGGGTGACGAATCAGCTGACCAAATGGTTCAAGTAATTACAGATGATTTCAATATTATGACTAGTGAATTAAAAGAAGGTATGAGTGTAGCGGATGAAGTAGATGATGAAACAACAGGAGATATGCTACTTGCGATTCATCAGAGCTTAGAAAAACATATATGGATGTTAAAATCCTTCTTAGGTAAATAA
- a CDS encoding FixH family protein: MRKLGIILLGLFVLLIVGCNNQGEQNEEVQFIEVVIQTPDNIEPNESIEIGALVTLGDENVEDAQEVKFEIWEEGQETEHEMIPAKHVGDGLYTITKAFEKDGVYYVVAHVTARDMHNMPRKEVIVGDDQAQKDTTVEQEGQNQGSEGHQHHEHHHGHHNAHGTLVIDFQKEDSIQVEKPTNLIVLITTEDQPLTGANVRFEIWKQDESKHEFIPAEEGNAGEYSLAHVFPKSGIYNIIIHVEKGSLHEHIEKTVEVSN, encoded by the coding sequence GTGAGAAAGCTAGGAATTATATTATTAGGATTATTCGTACTACTAATTGTAGGTTGTAATAACCAAGGTGAACAAAATGAGGAAGTACAGTTTATTGAGGTAGTTATACAAACTCCTGATAATATAGAGCCAAATGAAAGTATTGAAATAGGTGCATTAGTTACACTTGGAGATGAAAATGTAGAAGACGCCCAAGAAGTTAAATTTGAGATTTGGGAAGAAGGCCAAGAAACAGAGCATGAAATGATTCCAGCTAAGCATGTTGGAGATGGATTATATACAATTACTAAAGCGTTTGAAAAAGACGGTGTTTATTACGTTGTTGCTCACGTTACTGCTAGGGATATGCATAATATGCCAAGAAAAGAAGTGATTGTTGGAGACGATCAAGCTCAAAAAGACACAACTGTAGAGCAAGAAGGACAAAATCAAGGAAGTGAAGGTCATCAGCACCATGAACACCACCATGGACACCACAATGCACATGGAACTTTAGTCATTGACTTTCAAAAAGAAGACTCGATTCAAGTAGAAAAACCTACTAACTTGATAGTCTTAATAACAACAGAAGATCAACCACTAACAGGAGCAAATGTAAGGTTTGAAATATGGAAACAGGATGAAAGTAAACATGAATTTATTCCGGCTGAAGAGGGAAATGCTGGAGAATATTCCCTTGCACATGTGTTTCCTAAAAGCGGCATATATAACATAATCATACATGTTGAAAAGGGATCCTTACATGAACATATTGAAAAAACTGTAGAGGTTTCTAATTAA